Proteins encoded in a region of the Ancylobacter sp. SL191 genome:
- a CDS encoding FAD-dependent oxidoreductase, translating into MPSVVISGAGAAGLAAAWWLARAGWRVTVVERASDLRTGGYMMSLSGPGHAAAARMGLVSKLEPLAYTVEENVYRDRRGREVLRLRFHDFIEGLDYLVMRRTDLIAALRADLPEGVDIRLGTMIADVEDSPDGASVRFSDGATCKADLVLLADGMRSALRNRLFAPDSDCLKPLGYRFAVYELKDRLGLGADFVSYAEPGHIAEYYTLAEGRVAALHVWHSHETGPVPAADRWELLSQVCARSHPTVHAQLIAAREEGAVPLVDDLALVDLPRWSTGRVLLLGDAAHCLTLISGQGAGMALTSAAILADALGRSAIPEALVEHEARLRPSIIRLQDRSRKMAGMFVPHSPVAFELRNLFMRHVPRKWIGRYFINAVNAEILAAKGADG; encoded by the coding sequence ATGCCTTCCGTCGTCATTTCAGGGGCCGGCGCCGCCGGCCTCGCTGCCGCCTGGTGGCTCGCCCGCGCCGGTTGGCGCGTGACCGTGGTGGAGCGGGCGTCGGACCTGCGGACTGGTGGCTACATGATGAGCCTGTCCGGGCCGGGTCATGCCGCCGCTGCCCGCATGGGTCTCGTGTCAAAGCTGGAGCCACTGGCCTATACGGTGGAGGAGAATGTCTATCGCGACCGGCGCGGGCGCGAGGTGCTGCGGCTACGCTTCCATGACTTCATCGAGGGGCTCGACTATCTGGTCATGCGCCGCACGGACCTCATCGCCGCGCTGCGCGCCGACCTGCCCGAGGGAGTAGACATACGCCTCGGAACCATGATCGCCGACGTGGAGGACAGCCCGGACGGTGCTTCTGTGCGGTTCTCGGACGGAGCTACCTGCAAGGCCGATCTCGTCCTGCTGGCCGACGGCATGCGCTCGGCCCTGCGCAACCGGCTGTTCGCCCCCGACAGCGACTGCCTGAAGCCGCTCGGCTACCGCTTCGCGGTCTATGAGCTGAAGGACCGCCTCGGCCTCGGCGCCGACTTCGTCTCCTATGCGGAACCCGGCCATATCGCGGAGTACTACACGCTCGCGGAGGGGAGGGTCGCCGCACTGCATGTCTGGCACTCCCACGAGACCGGACCGGTGCCAGCGGCGGATCGCTGGGAGCTGTTGAGTCAGGTTTGCGCCCGCAGCCATCCGACGGTGCACGCCCAGCTCATCGCTGCGCGCGAGGAAGGCGCCGTTCCACTGGTGGACGACCTTGCCTTGGTGGACCTGCCCCGCTGGTCGACGGGGCGCGTCCTGCTGCTGGGCGATGCGGCCCATTGCCTTACCCTCATCTCCGGGCAGGGCGCCGGCATGGCGCTGACCTCGGCCGCCATCCTCGCGGACGCGCTCGGCCGCTCAGCAATACCGGAGGCGCTGGTGGAGCATGAGGCGCGCCTGCGCCCCTCCATCATCCGGCTGCAGGATCGCAGCCGCAAGATGGCCGGCATGTTCGTGCCACACTCGCCGGTCGCCTTCGAGCTGCGCAACCTGTTCATGCGTCATGTGCCGCGCAAGTGGATCGGCCGTTACTTCATCAACGCCGTCAATGCGGAGATCCTGGCGGCAAAGGGCGCGGACGGCTGA
- a CDS encoding MFS transporter: MPDNADFPGATPSDRQALPLWRILPSIGGIYVAQSLVGGLTFMGIPAVLRAEGVPLEQVGLVSLLMLPWALKFLWAPLAERWRIRPDGRRRTRQMVATGQMLCALGLAALALAGADVGRVMFGILALTALAAATVDIAVDAFAVEQLAVADRGWGNTAQVGGGYLGMVLGGGVFLALVPQLGWNVAAGLMAATVLLLALPLVFGAEPERPALANIPHRPSLAYAFARPEVRRGLLVTVLFEAGVRLVQPLAGPVLVDRGLDLSLIGLVNGAGAVGAGLLGTLIGGLAVRRMGAERAVLMAATAQVTAILALAGALMTGAGPLVLAGLVVAMTFAMAMGFVCLYALLMGLSSLRQAGVDFTLFQCADAAIAGLAGYGAALVAGRIGYGPSFLAAAAIAALGVLAIRLLRGGPHSLLPETKA; the protein is encoded by the coding sequence ATGCCTGACAATGCAGATTTCCCCGGTGCAACTCCCAGCGACCGGCAGGCCTTGCCGCTATGGCGCATCCTGCCCTCCATCGGCGGGATCTATGTGGCCCAGAGCCTGGTCGGCGGCCTGACCTTCATGGGCATCCCTGCGGTCCTGCGGGCGGAGGGCGTTCCCCTGGAGCAGGTGGGGCTCGTGTCCCTGCTCATGCTGCCCTGGGCGCTGAAATTCCTCTGGGCGCCGCTGGCGGAACGCTGGCGCATCCGCCCGGACGGGCGGCGTCGCACCCGGCAGATGGTGGCCACAGGGCAGATGCTGTGCGCACTGGGTCTCGCGGCTCTCGCCCTTGCCGGGGCGGACGTCGGGCGCGTCATGTTCGGCATTCTCGCGCTAACCGCCCTAGCCGCCGCCACCGTCGATATTGCGGTGGATGCCTTCGCGGTGGAACAACTGGCCGTCGCGGACCGCGGCTGGGGAAATACCGCCCAGGTGGGGGGCGGCTATCTCGGCATGGTTCTCGGCGGTGGCGTCTTCCTCGCCCTGGTGCCGCAGCTGGGATGGAACGTGGCGGCGGGCCTCATGGCCGCGACCGTGCTCCTGCTGGCCCTGCCGCTCGTCTTCGGTGCGGAGCCCGAGCGCCCCGCTTTGGCGAACATCCCCCATCGACCATCCCTGGCCTACGCCTTCGCACGGCCCGAGGTCCGGCGTGGCCTGCTGGTCACGGTCCTGTTCGAGGCCGGCGTCCGCCTGGTCCAGCCGCTGGCCGGCCCGGTGCTGGTGGATCGCGGCCTCGACCTGTCGCTTATCGGCCTGGTGAACGGGGCGGGCGCGGTGGGGGCCGGCCTGCTCGGGACACTCATCGGGGGGCTCGCCGTGCGCCGCATGGGCGCGGAGCGGGCGGTGCTCATGGCTGCGACCGCCCAGGTCACGGCCATTCTCGCCCTTGCCGGCGCCCTGATGACGGGCGCGGGCCCGCTGGTGCTCGCGGGCCTGGTGGTGGCGATGACCTTCGCCATGGCCATGGGCTTCGTCTGCCTCTATGCGCTGCTGATGGGTCTTTCCTCCCTCCGACAGGCAGGCGTGGACTTCACCCTGTTCCAATGCGCCGACGCCGCCATCGCAGGGCTTGCCGGCTATGGCGCCGCGCTTGTTGCGGGGCGGATCGGCTACGGTCCGTCCTTCCTCGCGGCGGCCGCAATCGCCGCACTCGGCGTGCTCGCCATCCGCCTGCTGCGGGGAGGCCCGCACTCCCTTCTTCCTGAAACGAAAGCGTGA
- a CDS encoding TonB-dependent receptor, protein MDGAVSVRTAEQLREAGVTTVADLEQVFPGLVIRTRGNRAYANVTARGMSSPDFYNPTVQIYVDGIPQLPSAFTQPLLDVERVEFLRGPQGTLYGRNAYGGVINIITNKSDKGRVTASLTAGTPESWGEIAGTLPASADGLFIDVAAKAEHAFGSVTDASTATDNVDSATDLIGRVALRYQPIGGIFDGTLAFSREYTKSHEELYLMNSEVQNRTYFSAIQGPIPLLERAVNTVSATANWMLEDFKLTSISSYQDVDITRDIAVGPGTLMSFPESDAAFSQELRLAYDGGGPLTGVAGLFYQHDDFTRDADGYGSYYGPSSNAVTTNSYAMFGEATWQVTSAFDVTGGLRLSYDESSVDFTRYGSNYYGYYAGSFSNSADFSSVQPKLALGYQINDTTRVYGLVSRGYKPGGFNHAVTYPQDEEAYDPETAWNYELGLRTATPDRAVELSTALYYINSTNKQIYVGPVGFQVIRNAGAAESYGVEVEARWRATDRLSFGATATYGRSVFTDFTDPTTGQNYDGNTVPYAPNATANLSARYLLDQKLIDGTIALDGAVHFVSKTYFDEANTLSQPAYTTVDASLEFAWTSGVSLKLFAENIFDETYVTYSYASGANVFSNVSDGRLVGMTLRVSY, encoded by the coding sequence GTGGACGGCGCCGTTTCCGTCCGCACGGCAGAGCAGTTGCGCGAGGCCGGCGTGACCACCGTGGCGGATCTTGAGCAGGTCTTCCCCGGCCTCGTCATCCGCACCCGCGGCAACCGGGCCTACGCAAATGTCACCGCGCGCGGCATGTCCTCGCCGGACTTTTACAATCCCACCGTCCAAATCTATGTGGACGGTATCCCACAACTCCCATCCGCCTTCACACAACCCCTGCTCGACGTGGAGCGGGTGGAATTCTTGCGCGGCCCGCAGGGCACGCTCTATGGCCGCAATGCCTATGGCGGCGTCATCAACATCATTACCAACAAGTCCGACAAGGGGCGGGTGACCGCGAGCCTCACCGCAGGCACCCCGGAGTCCTGGGGCGAGATCGCCGGCACCCTACCAGCCTCTGCCGACGGCCTGTTCATCGACGTCGCGGCGAAGGCCGAGCACGCCTTCGGCTCGGTGACGGACGCCTCTACAGCTACAGACAATGTCGACAGCGCAACCGACTTGATCGGCCGCGTGGCGCTGCGCTACCAGCCGATCGGTGGAATTTTCGACGGCACGCTCGCCTTCTCGCGCGAATACACCAAGAGTCACGAAGAACTGTATTTGATGAACAGCGAGGTGCAGAATCGCACCTATTTCTCCGCCATACAGGGGCCGATCCCTCTGCTTGAGCGCGCCGTCAACACCGTCTCCGCTACCGCAAACTGGATGTTGGAGGACTTCAAGCTCACCAGCATCTCGTCCTATCAGGACGTGGACATCACACGCGACATCGCCGTCGGGCCGGGCACCCTCATGTCCTTCCCCGAGAGTGACGCCGCCTTCTCGCAGGAACTGCGCCTCGCCTATGATGGGGGCGGTCCACTGACCGGCGTCGCCGGCCTTTTCTACCAGCATGACGACTTTACCCGCGACGCCGACGGGTACGGCTCCTATTACGGCCCCTCCAGCAATGCTGTCACCACCAACAGCTACGCCATGTTCGGCGAGGCCACATGGCAGGTGACGAGCGCTTTCGACGTCACCGGCGGCCTGCGGCTATCCTATGACGAGAGCAGCGTCGACTTCACTCGCTATGGCAGCAATTACTACGGCTATTATGCCGGCAGCTTCAGCAATTCGGCCGACTTCTCCAGCGTTCAACCGAAGCTGGCGCTCGGCTACCAGATCAACGACACCACCCGTGTCTATGGGCTGGTCTCGCGCGGCTACAAGCCAGGCGGCTTCAACCATGCCGTGACCTACCCGCAGGATGAGGAGGCCTACGATCCGGAAACGGCCTGGAACTACGAACTCGGGCTGCGCACCGCGACACCGGACCGAGCCGTCGAACTGTCCACGGCTCTGTATTACATCAACTCCACCAACAAGCAGATCTATGTGGGGCCGGTGGGCTTCCAGGTGATCCGCAACGCCGGAGCAGCGGAGAGCTACGGCGTCGAGGTTGAAGCCCGCTGGCGTGCCACCGACCGGCTGAGTTTCGGCGCCACCGCCACCTATGGCCGCTCGGTCTTCACCGACTTCACCGATCCCACCACCGGACAGAATTACGACGGTAACACGGTGCCCTATGCTCCCAATGCCACAGCCAACCTGTCCGCCCGTTATCTTCTCGACCAGAAACTGATCGACGGCACCATCGCCCTGGACGGCGCGGTGCATTTTGTCAGCAAGACCTATTTCGACGAAGCGAACACCCTCTCCCAGCCCGCCTACACCACGGTGGACGCCTCGCTTGAATTCGCCTGGACCTCGGGAGTCAGTCTGAAGCTGTTCGCGGAGAACATCTTCGACGAGACCTATGTCACCTACAGCTATGCATCAGGGGCGAACGTGTTCTCCAACGTGTCCGACGGCCGACTGGTGGGCATGACGCTGCGGGTCTCCTATTGA